One genomic window of Indicator indicator isolate 239-I01 chromosome 11, UM_Iind_1.1, whole genome shotgun sequence includes the following:
- the ZNF804B gene encoding zinc finger protein 804B translates to MACYLVISSRHLSNGHYRGIKGVFRGPLCKKGSGSPAAATSSLPSSIALRTDYAEKEKAAAKALEDVKANFYCELCDKQYHKHHEFDNHINSYDHAHKQRLKDLKQREFARNVASKSWKDEKKQEKALKRLHQLAELRKQSACISRSGPLLKAPRLVVEKQHSSDGILLCKGGKVPASSQRSSRREGQGFSSSVLGKQQLIISRHQSPTERAHRTGGHISQVFPDSTNTSPRAGVSFSFSKKVPLKLESSASLFSENSEEGTDCSECLSQKAKQALEGCRSGMLLEEEGTASLDKGPAIMQNPMDLENSASSHGAANPKVPDNDKSSDGEAEDKVSAHPSFSKAKTQLSNMDFSGLLRAAGQESSLQEPEQLPAALPPAPCPDSTLCPQPSSFRHSNAHLPGQLPELLQQPVPRLACARSSSDGAGVMQRERPAESSKSSSGSMEALPREAEEVKPQALPFLQVVSKDGSTALQWPTELLLFTKTEPCISYGCNPLYFDFRLSVHPRDGKQQEAHKAICKGHPQTQTADENQASGLMTHKQTSNQADCHLSKPKKMKDSLNPRRAKQKTLSDVGNEGDGNGQKCIPECLNENPPKVPAHLEVSHNDDMAEKCLQATALSPSKHLVHSCEGSKQSIRNESISFSAFIARVRKAKAARCPLLYSEEKPGHQNDCRALPASCSSDISDSSKDSGGSFLCSKSTSSSRCSETEGCGSSMRCWRCPSPPKSSCERHSCSSDSSVSSTRNYLSYMSPASNQHSRDHPLVCCKRQSKRAGRHRCRHRKHRCGVPSADTGEAWLCPSRSHRSRKWAQGGTVKYGRCSIHSVLQHRDRSKHSRCGHQHLGKEHSRSRSYQSSKSCSTRDSRSSERSSSRVSRGSSSGSFSKEADNGDNQTKEDTERGSSTKLGEEGTTQDGHGNGQSKALATCSSETLAEDVCGRRKSLTAQLLLDRVQAKKSQEQMRPSERLPSTCGVGFKGHSQSHFALQFAPSVGDIAALPLPEELLSVAADDRRHQDTGVKRGSAEAPELRHAALAPGTDCDHCLLQDIIQLGAGCQSPRRSTAIQDPPHLFFSEVQPFLEGCEQVPNDFPGAFPSSRYSVVAHSIETKEELPAVAMDSSQAEGSWDSLCGRAVQHYGDTVSDIEGYSKSTSPPLTQQPVTFSPEEVDKYRLLQLQAQQHIQKQLLAKQLKVLPSPGPAPAAPALPVQQQATVTTIHHTLLQHFAVSASLHPHGSHLSLAHLHPLSQAHFVPVSLSPLSPALLPSHPALLAGHPLHLVSSSPLHTSPLLLPMLPHTAYIPALFTPHLSVAPASALHPAPLAQPLLQSQEHHHHSCSSQTQHLPSVKEVFSVSRYLT, encoded by the exons GACTATGCTGAGAAGGAGAAAGCTGCAGCTAAGGCTCTGGAGGACGTGAAGGCCAACTTCTACTGTGAGCTGTGTGACAAGCAGTACCACAAACACCACGAGTTTGACAACCACATCAATTCCTACGACCACGCTCACAAGCAG AGATTGAAAGATTTAAAACAGAGGGAATTTGCCCGAAATGTGGCTTCAAAGTCTTGGAAAGATGagaagaagcaggagaaggCCCTCAAGAGGCTCCACCAGCTTGCAGAGCTCCGGAAGCAGTCAGCGTG CATCAGCAGGAGTGGCCCCTTGCTTAAAGCCCCCAGACTGGTGGTGGAAAAGCAGCACTCATCAGATGGCATTTTGCTCTGCAAGGGTGGCAAGGTGCCAGCCAGttctcagagaagcagcaggagggaaggacaaGGTTTCTCCAGCAGTGTCCTAGGCAAACAGCAGCTCATCATAAGCAGGCACCAGTCTCCTACTGAGAGAGCCCACAGGACTGGAGGCCACATCTCCCAAGTGTTTCCAGACAGCACCAACACCTCTCCAAGGGCAGGAgtgtctttctccttctctaagAAAGTCCCTTTGAAGCTGGAGTCCTCAGCCTCACTTTTCAGTGAGAACTCTGAAGAGGGGACTGACTGTAGTGAATGCCTCagccagaaagcaaagcaagctcTGGAGGGCTGTCGCTCTGGCATGCttttggaggaggaggggacagcaaGCTTGGATAAAGGGCCAGCTATCATGCAAAACCCAATGGATTTGGAGAACAGTGCATCGAGTCATGGAGCTGCAAATCCCAAAGTGCCGGACAATGATAAAAGTAGTGATGGAGAAGCAGAGGACAAGGTCAGTGCTCACCCTTCTTTCTCCAAAGCCAAAACACAACTTTCAAACATGGACTTTTCCGGTTTGCTTcgagcagcagggcaagagagcagcctgcaggaacctgagcagctgccagcagctcttcccCCAGCACCATGCCCAGACAGCACCTTGTGtccacagcccagctccttcaggcacAGCAATGCCCACCTGCCTGGCCAGCtgcctgagctcctgcagcagccagtaCCTCGGCTGGCCTGTGCGAGGAGCAGCAGTGACGGCGCTGGGGTGATGCAAAGAGAGAGGCCTGCAGAGAGTTCCAAATCCAGCAGTGGGAGCATGGAAGCACTTCCAAGGGAAGCTGAAGAGGTTAAGCCCCAGGCACTGCCCTTCCTCCAGGTGGTGAGCAAGGatggcagcactgctctgcagtggCCCACAGAGTTGCTGCTGTTCACAAAGACTGAGCCCTGCATCTCCTACGGCTGTAACCCTCTGTACTTTGACTTCAGGCTCTCTGTACACCCCAGAGATGGCAAACAGCAGGAG gcacACAAAGCCATCTGCAAGGGGCACCCTCAGACTCAGACTGCAGATGAAAACCAAGCCTCAGGTTTAATGACCCACAAGCAAACGTCAAACCAAGCAGACTGCCACTTGTCAAAACCAAAGAAGATGAAAGATTCCCTGAACCCACGGAGGGCCAAGCAGAAAACTCTGTCAGATGTAGGGAACGAAGGGGATGGGAATGGTCAGAAATGTATCCCAGAGTGTTTGAATGAAAACCCACCCAAAGTGCCTGCTCACCTTGAGGTCTCACACAACGATGACATGGCAGAGAAATGTCTTCAGGCCACAGCGCTAAGCCCTTCAAAGCACCTTGTCCATAGCTGTGAAGGAAGCAAACAGAGCATCAGAAATgaaagcatctccttctctgcttttaTAGCTAGGGTGAGGAAGGCCAAAGCTGCAAGATGCCCTCTGCTTTATTCTGAGGAAAAGCCTGGCCACCAGAATGACTGCAGAGCCCTTCcggccagctgcagcagtgacatAAGTGACAGCAGCAAAGACTCTGGGGGAAGCTTCCTTTGTTCTAAATCCACTTCCAGCAGCAGGTGTTCAGAAACTGAAGGATGTGGAAGTTCCATGAGATGCTGGAGATGCCCTTCTCCTCCCAAGTCCTCCTGTGAGAGGCATTCCTGCTCTTCTGACTCTTCTGTGAGCAGTACAAGGAACTACCTGAGCTACATGAGCCccgcctcaaaccagcacagcagagatcaTCCTTTGGTATGTTGCAAAAGACAAAGCAAGAGAGCTGGCAGGCATAGATGCAGGCACAGAAAGCACAGGTGTGGTGTCCCTTCTGCTGACACAGGTGAGGCTTGGCTGTGTCCCAGCAGAAGTCACAGGAGCAGGAAGTGGGCACAGGGGGGCACAGTTAAATATGGAAGATGCTCGATACACAGCGTTCTACAGCACAGAGACAGGTCCAAGCACAGCAGGTGTGGGCACCAGCATTTGGGCAAAGAGCAtagcagaagcagaagctaCCAAAGCTCCAAAAGTTGTTCCACCAGAGATTCCAGAAGCAGTGAGAGATCAAGTAGCAGAGTATCAAGAGGGAGCAGTTCAGGATCCTTCTCCAAAGAGGCTGACAATGGtgacaaccaaacaaaagaggacacagaaagaggttccagcaccaagctgggagaagaggggaCTACACAGGATGGCCATGGGAATGGGCAGTCCAAAGCCTTGGCCACCTGCTCTTCTGAAACCCTGGCAGAGGATGTGTGTGGGAGAAGAAAGTCATtgacagcccagctgctgctggacaggGTGCAGGCCAAGAAGAGCCAAGAACAGATGCGTCCTTCTGAAAGGTTGCCAAGCACTTGTGGGGTAGGGTTCAAGGGTCACTCCCAAAGCCACTTTGCTCTCCAGTTTGCCCCATCAGTAGGTGACATTGCAGCCTTGCCTTTGCCAGAGGAACTGCTCAGCGTGGCTGCAGATGACAGGAGGCATCAGGACACTGGTGTGAAGAGAGGCAGCGCTGAAGCACCGGAGCTCAGGCATGCTGCTCTGGCACCAGGCACTGACTGTGACCATTGTCTTCTGCAAGACATCATCCAACTAGGAGCGGGCTGTCAGAGCCCGAGGAGGAGCACAGCAATACAGGACCCACCCCATCTCTTCTTCAGTGAAGTCCAACCCTTTCtagaaggctgtgagcaggtACCGAATGATTTCCCTGGTGCTTTCCCCTCCAGCAGATACTCCGTTGTTGCTCATTCCATAGAGACCAAAGAAGAACTTCCTGCTGTGGCCATGGACTCcagccaggcagaaggcagctgggACTCTCTGTGTGGCCGTGCTGTACAGCACTATGGTGACACAGTCAGTGACATAGAAGGCTACAGTAAGTCCACGTCCCCTCCCTTAACGCAGCAGCCTGTCACGTTCTCCCCAGAGGAGGTGGACAAgtacaggctgctgcagctgcaagcccagcagcacattcagaagcagctcctggcaaaACAGCTGAAGGTTCTGCCCTCCCCaggcccagctccagcagctcctgccctccccGTCCAGCAGCAGGCCACCGTCACCACCATCCACCACACGCTGCTCCAGCACTTTGCTGTCTCCGCATCCCTCCACCCCCATGGCAGCCACCTCTCTCTGGCACACCTCCACCCCCTCTCCCAGGCACACTTTGTCCCTGTATCCCTGTCCCCATTGTCACCAGCCCTCCTTCCCagccaccctgctctgctggcaggacACCCGCTGCACTTGGTCTCCAGCAGCCCCCTCCACActtccccactgctgctccccatGCTGCCACACACCGCCTACATCCCAGCCTTATTCACACCACACCTGAGTGTAgccccagcttctgctctgcacccagcccCCTTAGCTCAGCCACTACTCCAAAGCCAAGAGCACCATCACcactcctgctccagccagaCTCAGCATCTCCCCTCAGTAAAAGAGGTGTTCAGTGTTTCCAGATATCTAACCTAG